One Sanguibacter keddieii DSM 10542 genomic window carries:
- a CDS encoding BCCT family transporter gives MRQSRKTPASPTDPETPKTAADEPTGGAPVGPATSVKRTIRRLARDESVHPALIPGIGVEDTGREFRINKPVLAVAAALTLAVVVWGLTSPDSLAETGSTALAWVMQNFTWLFGILAIVIALFMLVVGYGPTAGVRLGSDDEKPEFSLPSWIAMLFSAGIGIGLLFYGPYEPLVYFLEPPHGFLDEPGSRDAMHSAMAQTMLHYGPIAWAMYALVGGAIAYSSYRRGRPPLISAIFEPIFGPGKRNPLGATIDVFAIIVTLFGTAVSLGIGVLQISRGYEIVSGAGPTGNAFLVALIAILTSLFVISAVSGVKRGIRTLSNINMGLAGGLALFIFVAGPTIFLLNLLPSAGVAFVDELGTMLTRNPDHGQEAADFLSAWTTYYWAWWVSWTPFVGLFVARISRGRTLREFVTVVIMVPSAVCLVWFTALGGTSMYMESRGDGISEAGSPEAMLFAVLDNLPFGAVTSVVAMIAIVIFFVTSADSASLVMASMSENGKPRPSARVTVMWGVSLGAVACTLLLAGGENALSGLQSIMVVSALPFAVVLIGVMIAWAKDLRNDPYMLRNKYAKTAIDQGVRRGIEDHGDDFVFGSDEVPAAEGAGAWLDTDDPSLTEWYTDAQGNGSATDEEPDGAPALTGETPAVEAIEAAPRPDEIEAGPGTGKG, from the coding sequence ATGCGTCAGTCACGGAAGACCCCTGCGTCACCGACAGACCCTGAGACACCGAAGACCGCCGCCGACGAACCCACCGGTGGCGCACCCGTCGGGCCGGCCACGAGCGTGAAGCGGACCATCCGCAGGCTCGCCCGCGACGAGTCCGTGCACCCCGCGCTCATCCCCGGCATCGGGGTCGAGGACACCGGCCGAGAGTTCCGGATCAACAAGCCCGTGCTGGCCGTCGCCGCCGCGCTCACCCTCGCCGTGGTCGTCTGGGGGTTGACGAGCCCCGACTCCCTCGCGGAGACCGGCAGCACCGCCCTGGCCTGGGTCATGCAGAACTTCACGTGGCTGTTCGGCATCCTCGCGATCGTCATCGCGCTCTTCATGCTCGTGGTCGGTTACGGCCCGACCGCCGGCGTGCGCCTGGGCTCCGACGACGAGAAGCCCGAGTTCTCCCTGCCCAGCTGGATCGCGATGCTCTTCTCCGCGGGCATCGGCATCGGGCTGCTGTTCTACGGTCCCTACGAGCCGCTCGTGTACTTCCTCGAGCCGCCGCACGGGTTCCTCGACGAGCCCGGCAGCCGGGACGCCATGCACTCGGCGATGGCGCAGACCATGCTCCACTACGGCCCGATCGCCTGGGCCATGTACGCCCTGGTGGGTGGCGCGATCGCGTACAGCTCGTACCGCCGCGGGCGCCCGCCGCTGATCTCGGCGATCTTCGAGCCGATCTTCGGCCCGGGCAAGAGGAACCCCCTCGGCGCGACCATCGACGTCTTCGCGATCATCGTGACCCTCTTCGGCACCGCCGTGTCCCTCGGGATCGGCGTGCTGCAGATCAGCCGCGGCTACGAGATCGTCAGCGGCGCCGGCCCGACGGGCAACGCGTTCCTCGTGGCGCTCATCGCGATCCTCACGTCGCTGTTCGTCATCTCGGCCGTCTCGGGCGTCAAGCGCGGCATCCGGACGCTGTCCAACATCAACATGGGCCTGGCCGGCGGGCTGGCGCTGTTCATCTTCGTGGCCGGGCCGACCATCTTCCTGCTCAACCTGCTGCCGTCGGCCGGGGTCGCCTTCGTCGACGAGCTCGGCACGATGCTCACCCGCAACCCCGACCACGGCCAGGAGGCCGCGGACTTCCTCTCGGCGTGGACCACGTACTACTGGGCCTGGTGGGTGTCGTGGACCCCGTTCGTCGGGCTGTTCGTCGCGCGCATCTCGCGCGGCCGCACCCTGCGCGAGTTCGTCACCGTCGTGATCATGGTCCCGTCGGCCGTCTGCCTCGTGTGGTTCACCGCCCTCGGCGGGACGTCCATGTACATGGAGTCGCGCGGCGACGGCATCAGCGAGGCCGGCAGCCCCGAGGCCATGCTCTTCGCGGTCCTCGACAACCTGCCCTTCGGCGCCGTGACCTCGGTCGTGGCGATGATCGCCATCGTCATCTTCTTCGTCACCTCGGCCGACTCCGCGTCGCTCGTCATGGCGTCGATGAGCGAGAACGGCAAGCCGCGCCCGTCCGCGCGCGTCACCGTGATGTGGGGCGTGTCCCTCGGTGCCGTCGCCTGCACCCTGCTGCTCGCCGGGGGCGAGAACGCGCTGTCCGGGCTGCAGTCGATCATGGTGGTCTCGGCGCTGCCCTTCGCGGTGGTGCTCATCGGCGTGATGATCGCCTGGGCCAAGGACCTCCGCAACGACCCGTACATGCTGCGCAACAAGTACGCGAAGACCGCGATCGACCAGGGCGTGCGCCGCGGCATCGAGGACCACGGCGACGACTTCGTGTTCGGCTCGGACGAGGTCCCGGCCGCCGAGGGAGCCGGCGCCTGGCTCGACACCGACGACCCGTCCCTCACCGAGTGGTACACGGACGCCCAGGGCAACGGGTCGGCCACGGACGAGGAGCCCGACGGTGCGCCTGCCCTCACCGGCGAGACCCCCGCGGTCGAGGCCATCGAGGCCGCACCCCGCCCCGACGAGATCGAGGCAGGCCCGGGCACGGGCAAGGGGTGA